In Falco biarmicus isolate bFalBia1 chromosome 5, bFalBia1.pri, whole genome shotgun sequence, a single genomic region encodes these proteins:
- the UPK1B gene encoding uroplakin-1b has product MAKSDDGIRILQGLLVFGNVVIGMCGIALTAECIFFVSDPHGLYPLLEATENDDIYAAAWIGIFVGFALFGLSILGIVGVIKPSRTLLLVYIILMLITYAFEMASCITAATHRDFLTPNLFLKQMLERYQKSDTDNNNDKWMTEGVTKTWDRLMLQNQCCGVRGPSDWQEYTSAFRRTHSDADFPWPHNCCVMDAQGSPVNLDGCKLGVPGYYNSNGCYDTISGPMNTHAWGVAWFGFAILCWTFCILLGTMFYWSRIEY; this is encoded by the exons ATGGCAAAAAGTGATGATGGCATACGCATCTTGCAGGGCCTATTAGTCTTTGGGAATGTGGTTATTGGG ATGTGTGGCATTGCCCTGACAGCAGAGTGCATCTTCTTTGTGTCAGATCCCCATGGTCTCTACCCTCTGCTGGAAGCCACAGAAAATGATGACATCTATGCTGCTGCCTGGATTGGCATCTTTGTTGGCTTTGCACTCTTCGGGCTGTCTATCCTTGGTATCGTTGGAGTCATTAAGCCCAGCAGGACCTTGCTGCTGGTG TATATTATTCTGATGCTGATCACTTATGCATTTGAAATGGCTTCTTGCATCACAGCAGCGACTCACCGAGACTTT ctcaCTCCGAATCTCTTCCTGAAGCAAATGCTGGAGAGGTATCAGAAGTCAGACACAGACAATAACAATGACAAATGGATGACTGAGGGGGTCACAAAGACATGGGATAGACTCATGCTTCAG AACCAGTGCTGTGGGGTGCGGGGTCCCTCCGACTGGCAGGAGTACACCTCCGCCTTCCGCCGCACGCACAGCGATGCCGACTTCCCTTGGCCGCACAACTGCTGCGTCATGGATGCCCAAGGCTCTCCTGTCAACCTCGATGGCTGCAAGCTCGGAGTCCCCGGCTACTATAACAGCAAT GGTTGTTACGACACAATTTCTGGGCCAATGAACACACATGCCTGGGGTGTTgcctggtttggttttgccatCCTCTGCTGGACT TTCTGCATCCTCCTTGGTACCATGTTCTACTGGAGCAGAATTGAATACTGA